One Cytobacillus luteolus genomic window carries:
- a CDS encoding aldolase catalytic domain-containing protein, producing the protein MSKVKILDCTLRDGGYINGWDFGERTIKKVISKLAKAKIDIIECGFLEERDFDSNKALYNSVERIRDYIEPKSENVMYVGMIAQPYISIDKISPCDGTSIDGIRVTFHENEIEEAFIYGKQLMDRGYQVFIQPVGTTSYSDSALLDLIEKVNALKPYAFYLVDTLGIMYKNDLLRMFHLLDNNLDSGVSVGFHSHNNLQLSFSNAQEILSLHTKRNIIIDASVMGMGRGAGNLCTELITHYINENINEKYDTIPLLEIVDEHLLAIFNENNWGYSIPYYLAAVNGCHPNYTSNLINKQTISVKSINAILRQIPRRNRDIYDKELIEQLYIDYQSHYVNDIEELMVIGELVRNRKILVIAPGKSIELQREEIQDFIMINNPIVFSVNFVPDTFTTDTVFISNQKRFNLLSDGYDGQFENTAFITTSNIKAANGFTSIVVNYTDLLVDNPIISDNAGLLLLNLLHRVSAKEVYVAGFDGFSIDKANNYFSNELNNNTELNELIKKNEAMSQFLSFLDKKMSIHFITSTVYNEMHKDVITN; encoded by the coding sequence ATGAGTAAGGTAAAGATTCTAGACTGTACCCTGCGTGATGGAGGTTACATTAATGGCTGGGACTTTGGAGAAAGGACTATAAAAAAAGTTATTTCCAAGTTAGCCAAAGCCAAGATTGATATTATTGAATGTGGATTTCTAGAAGAACGGGACTTTGACAGCAATAAGGCTCTGTATAACAGTGTTGAAAGAATAAGAGACTATATTGAACCTAAGAGTGAAAATGTCATGTATGTTGGAATGATTGCTCAGCCCTATATCTCGATTGACAAAATTTCTCCTTGTGATGGTACTTCTATTGATGGAATTCGGGTCACCTTTCATGAAAACGAGATCGAAGAGGCATTTATCTACGGAAAACAATTAATGGATAGAGGCTATCAGGTTTTCATTCAGCCTGTCGGAACAACTAGTTATTCTGATTCAGCCTTGTTAGATTTGATTGAAAAAGTGAATGCTTTAAAGCCCTACGCCTTTTATTTGGTAGATACACTTGGAATCATGTATAAAAATGACCTACTTAGAATGTTTCATCTTCTCGATAATAATTTGGATTCAGGAGTTTCTGTTGGCTTTCATTCACACAATAACCTTCAGTTGTCTTTCTCAAATGCACAAGAAATACTGTCCCTGCATACAAAAAGAAATATTATCATTGATGCTTCAGTTATGGGAATGGGAAGAGGAGCGGGAAATCTATGCACAGAGCTTATTACTCACTATATAAATGAAAATATAAATGAAAAGTATGACACAATTCCTTTATTAGAAATTGTGGATGAGCATCTACTTGCTATTTTTAATGAAAACAACTGGGGCTATTCCATTCCATATTATCTTGCAGCGGTAAATGGCTGTCATCCGAATTACACTTCAAATTTAATTAATAAACAAACCATTTCAGTAAAGTCGATTAATGCAATTTTGAGACAAATACCAAGAAGGAATCGAGATATTTATGATAAAGAGTTGATTGAACAGTTATATATCGACTATCAAAGTCATTATGTGAATGACATAGAGGAACTAATGGTCATAGGAGAACTGGTGAGAAACAGGAAAATCCTTGTGATTGCACCAGGAAAATCAATTGAGCTTCAGAGGGAAGAAATACAAGATTTTATCATGATAAATAATCCTATCGTCTTCAGCGTGAATTTTGTTCCGGATACATTTACGACGGATACTGTTTTTATTAGTAATCAGAAGCGCTTTAATCTTTTATCAGACGGGTATGATGGCCAGTTTGAAAATACAGCTTTTATCACCACATCCAATATTAAAGCTGCTAATGGATTTACTTCAATTGTCGTGAATTATACAGATTTATTGGTTGATAATCCAATTATTTCAGATAATGCAGGTTTATTGTTATTAAATCTCCTACATCGTGTATCGGCAAAAGAAGTGTATGTTGCTGGTTTTGATGGATTCAGTATAGATAAAGCAAATAACTACTTTTCAAATGAATTGAATAATAACACAGAGCTGAATGAGCTAATAAAGAAAAACGAAGCAATGAGTCAATTTTTATCATTTTTAGATAAGAAAATGTCTATTCATTTTATTACATCGACTGTGTATAACGAGATGCATAAAGATGTAATCACGAATTAG
- the rfbB gene encoding dTDP-glucose 4,6-dehydratase, which translates to MNILVTGGAGFIGSNFINYMLKNYTYNIINIDVLTYAADLRNLRKVENASNYRFIKGTICDRTLIEKLFKEFDIDTVINFAAESHVDRSIEYPDIFIETNVVGTQVLLNAAKKHWQVNGKCEYKENVKFIQVSTDEVYGSLGKEDFFTEETNLAPNSPYSASKAAADVLVRAYHNTYGLPMNITRCSNNYGPNQYSEKLIPLMIKSALEEVPLPVYGDGMHIRDWLHVLDHCKAIDIVLHKGKSGQVYNIGGNNEMKNIDVVKLILRYLGKKETLIKFVPDRLGHDRRYAIDHSKITSELGWIPTYSFEEGLKQTVNWYMENLPWLNIDNPLLSH; encoded by the coding sequence TTGAATATTTTAGTAACAGGTGGAGCAGGCTTTATCGGGTCTAATTTTATCAACTACATGCTAAAGAACTATACCTATAACATTATTAATATCGATGTATTAACGTATGCAGCGGACCTTAGAAATTTACGAAAAGTAGAAAATGCATCTAACTATCGATTTATAAAGGGGACCATATGTGACCGAACTTTGATAGAGAAACTATTTAAAGAATTTGATATAGATACTGTTATTAATTTTGCAGCAGAATCACATGTTGATCGAAGTATTGAGTACCCAGATATTTTTATAGAAACAAATGTAGTAGGAACTCAAGTACTTTTGAATGCCGCTAAAAAGCATTGGCAGGTAAACGGAAAATGTGAATATAAAGAGAACGTTAAATTTATTCAGGTATCAACGGATGAAGTGTATGGTTCATTAGGAAAAGAAGACTTTTTTACAGAAGAAACAAACTTAGCACCTAATAGTCCTTACTCAGCATCAAAAGCTGCTGCAGATGTGCTGGTAAGGGCCTATCATAACACGTACGGATTACCCATGAATATTACAAGATGTTCTAACAATTATGGACCTAACCAGTATTCGGAGAAGCTCATTCCATTAATGATTAAGTCTGCTTTAGAAGAAGTACCTCTGCCAGTCTATGGCGATGGTATGCATATACGAGATTGGCTACATGTTCTAGATCATTGTAAAGCAATTGATATCGTTCTTCATAAGGGTAAGTCAGGGCAAGTATATAACATTGGTGGAAATAATGAAATGAAAAATATAGATGTAGTTAAATTGATCCTACGTTATCTAGGGAAAAAGGAAACTCTAATAAAGTTTGTTCCTGACCGGTTAGGGCATGACAGGCGTTATGCAATAGATCATTCTAAAATCACTTCAGAATTAGGATGGATCCCAACCTATTCATTTGAAGAGGGGTTAAAGCAGACAGTCAATTGGTATATGGAGAACTTACCTTGGTTGAATATTGATAATCCCTTGCTTAGTCATTAG
- a CDS encoding HAD hydrolase-like protein encodes MKYSTLVFDLDGTLLDTSEGIMLGASETARKMGAGKLTIQQQKSFIGPPLLDSFMRECGFSEVEARKAVNLYRKRYKEKGLYEAKHYQHIKELLMACKQTHCKTAVATLKMDTFAKEIIKHFGLSEYFHSVNGIDQQDTHSKADIISMCLKDLDQNDTSKVVMIGDSIYDAMGAEEVGIDFIAVTYGYGFTSKESASQCKNVFIAEDVREIIEFLEL; translated from the coding sequence ATGAAGTACTCTACGCTAGTCTTCGACCTAGATGGTACATTACTTGATACCTCAGAAGGAATTATGTTGGGTGCAAGTGAAACAGCGCGTAAGATGGGTGCTGGCAAATTAACGATTCAACAGCAAAAAAGCTTTATTGGTCCACCTTTATTGGATTCATTTATGCGTGAATGTGGATTTTCAGAAGTAGAAGCGAGGAAAGCTGTTAACTTGTATAGGAAGAGATATAAAGAAAAAGGATTATATGAAGCAAAGCATTACCAACATATAAAAGAGCTGTTAATGGCTTGTAAACAGACACATTGTAAAACAGCTGTTGCTACTTTAAAAATGGATACATTTGCAAAGGAGATCATAAAGCATTTTGGATTATCGGAATATTTCCATTCAGTTAATGGGATAGATCAGCAAGATACACACTCAAAGGCAGATATCATTTCAATGTGCTTAAAAGATCTGGATCAGAATGATACATCAAAAGTCGTGATGATTGGTGATAGTATTTATGATGCAATGGGTGCTGAAGAAGTTGGGATAGACTTTATAGCTGTAACATACGGTTATGGTTTTACAAGCAAAGAATCAGCTAGTCAGTGTAAAAATGTATTTATTGCTGAAGATGTGCGAGAAATAATAGAATTTCTGGAACTTTAG
- a CDS encoding 3-deoxy-manno-octulosonate cytidylyltransferase, whose protein sequence is MRIIGIIPARYNSSRLPGKPIANIHGRPMVWWVFQKMKNIPELDEVIVATDDIRIKEVCDQMEIRSIMTSNSHKTHLDRLYEVSTIVDADFYINVNGDEPLIETEAIRKILPTNVDPNSLYVANLMTELISPLEAVDFSKIKIATDVNGYGLYLARSPIPYPKGTSDFTFKKFVGVQCFTKSALEFCYNAPRGPIEAAEDIDEFRFLENGKRIKFVEAKVTTLSVDTPKDLDKVRSLIGEHVGLEEYTYE, encoded by the coding sequence ATGAGGATAATAGGAATTATTCCTGCAAGATATAATTCGTCAAGATTACCAGGTAAACCAATAGCCAATATTCATGGGAGGCCGATGGTTTGGTGGGTATTTCAAAAAATGAAAAATATACCTGAACTTGATGAGGTCATTGTAGCAACGGATGATATCAGAATTAAGGAAGTCTGTGATCAAATGGAGATTCGTAGCATAATGACTTCAAATTCCCATAAAACCCATTTAGATAGGCTTTACGAGGTTTCTACAATAGTAGATGCGGATTTTTATATAAATGTTAATGGAGATGAGCCTTTAATAGAAACTGAGGCAATTCGAAAAATTCTACCTACCAACGTTGACCCAAATTCGTTATACGTCGCAAATCTGATGACAGAACTTATAAGTCCATTAGAAGCAGTAGATTTTTCAAAGATAAAAATTGCTACAGATGTAAATGGGTATGGCTTATACCTAGCAAGAAGCCCTATTCCCTATCCGAAAGGCACCTCAGACTTTACCTTTAAGAAATTTGTGGGTGTTCAATGCTTTACAAAGAGTGCCTTGGAATTCTGTTATAACGCGCCAAGAGGCCCTATTGAAGCAGCTGAAGATATCGATGAATTTAGATTTTTGGAAAATGGCAAAAGGATTAAATTTGTAGAAGCTAAGGTTACTACATTGTCTGTAGATACACCAAAGGATTTAGATAAAGTTAGATCCCTGATTGGTGAGCACGTAGGATTGGAGGAGTACACTTATGAGTAA
- a CDS encoding oligosaccharide flippase family protein — translation MNSKKQLSINLIANIMSFSISIGVSFLLTPFLIKHIGKEAYGFFPLANNFVMYINLVVIALNSMAARFIMLEIMRKDDEKASIYFNSVFYSNIILVVLLSVPLCLVVLFIDRLLNVPHQLLNEVQILFSLIFLTFLITVLGSVFNVATLAVNRIDLRSYQDIIQSGLKAVLFIGFFSLFTPSIFYVGVVSLCVCVIGTFISIYLTKRLLPKLLISLSYFNIHTVKELLSSGIWVSFNQLSVVLLIGFDLLIANLFFGASKAGEYSIAQTVPAFLVFLISMIAGVFVPPMAARYADNDINGLVREIRFSSKVLSVLISVPISGFIVFGDEFYRLWVPGENAEYLHYLSIIMMGPYLINGSISTLFNVNTILNKVKLPSIILFISGVLNILLLFILLKFTNLGLLAIPICSSSISVLRNLIFTPIYPAKCLGVEWHKFYSLLIRNIITTVILVCLFSLLKEMIPFGQWSIFILTVVGCGLLGYIISLFTTLNSKEISRCKILVISRLLQSKKLKESA, via the coding sequence ATGAATAGTAAAAAGCAGCTAAGTATCAATTTAATAGCAAATATAATGTCCTTTTCCATTAGCATAGGTGTAAGTTTTCTACTTACACCTTTTTTGATTAAACATATTGGAAAAGAAGCTTATGGTTTCTTTCCATTAGCTAATAATTTTGTTATGTATATAAATTTAGTTGTCATTGCCTTAAATTCAATGGCCGCAAGGTTTATTATGCTGGAGATCATGAGAAAAGACGATGAAAAGGCTTCGATCTATTTCAATTCAGTTTTTTACTCGAACATAATTTTAGTTGTTTTATTATCAGTCCCACTATGCTTAGTCGTCTTGTTCATAGATCGTTTATTAAATGTCCCTCACCAATTGTTGAATGAAGTACAAATATTATTTAGCTTAATTTTTCTTACATTCTTGATAACGGTGTTAGGCTCTGTATTTAATGTGGCTACACTAGCAGTGAATCGAATTGATTTACGTTCCTACCAAGACATTATCCAAAGTGGTTTAAAAGCAGTGCTATTTATTGGTTTTTTCTCACTCTTCACTCCATCGATCTTTTATGTTGGGGTTGTCAGTCTATGTGTGTGTGTCATTGGAACTTTTATTTCAATATACCTTACCAAACGTCTGCTGCCGAAGCTATTAATCTCTCTTTCTTATTTTAATATTCATACAGTAAAGGAGCTCCTAAGCTCTGGAATATGGGTATCTTTTAATCAATTAAGTGTTGTCTTACTAATCGGATTTGATCTTTTAATCGCAAATCTGTTTTTTGGTGCATCTAAAGCTGGTGAATATTCTATAGCTCAAACGGTTCCTGCTTTTTTGGTATTTCTTATTAGCATGATTGCTGGAGTATTTGTTCCTCCTATGGCAGCACGTTATGCTGACAACGATATTAATGGACTTGTTCGCGAGATTAGGTTTTCAAGCAAGGTATTGAGTGTGCTGATTAGTGTTCCTATCTCTGGTTTTATCGTTTTTGGTGACGAATTTTATCGATTGTGGGTTCCGGGAGAAAATGCAGAGTACTTGCATTATCTGTCTATTATTATGATGGGGCCATATCTTATAAATGGTTCAATAAGTACTTTGTTTAATGTAAATACAATATTGAATAAAGTTAAGCTACCCTCGATTATATTGTTTATTTCAGGTGTGCTAAATATCCTATTACTCTTTATATTACTTAAATTCACGAATTTGGGATTGTTAGCAATACCCATTTGTAGTTCATCAATCAGTGTATTGCGAAATCTCATTTTTACTCCTATTTATCCAGCAAAGTGTTTAGGGGTAGAGTGGCATAAATTCTATAGTCTACTAATCCGAAACATTATTACAACAGTTATTTTAGTTTGTCTGTTTAGTTTGCTTAAAGAAATGATTCCATTTGGTCAATGGTCAATTTTTATTCTTACGGTAGTAGGCTGTGGCTTACTTGGATATATCATCAGTCTATTTACTACATTGAATAGTAAAGAAATTTCAAGGTGTAAAATTCTAGTTATTTCAAGGCTACTTCAAAGCAAGAAACTAAAGGAATCAGCCTAA
- a CDS encoding PIG-L deacetylase family protein — MQLLNPVVRKFLRKVKQYLLKFDSFIKMVEYCRGLYRYPHKMIGRELVICTSDEETDVLVLAAHPDDDVLGLCSTLYRHRMNGDRIKIVFVTNGTAGKGESWHLKTKHSRNKANVRYMEAVSALSQINIKEDTIFCLGFPDGGTQRYLQEISMDIMMLMEKLNPKRVYVHCIEGGHVDHDITSFIVKSICNKTGYVNLYEWAEYNPSQPIGTRNIQFFNPNKYSMEQSKVEITEQERVLKRKMLALHKSQDVEQYYMQGEAIRKADSTKLEEELYEYCELSKRRLTPLVAKYYKSIS; from the coding sequence GTGCAACTTTTAAATCCAGTAGTTAGAAAGTTTCTCAGAAAGGTGAAACAATACCTCCTAAAATTTGATAGCTTTATAAAAATGGTAGAGTATTGTAGAGGATTATATAGATATCCACACAAAATGATAGGGCGGGAATTAGTTATCTGCACTAGTGATGAAGAGACAGATGTACTTGTATTGGCTGCACATCCTGATGATGATGTACTAGGGTTATGTAGTACTTTATATCGCCATCGCATGAATGGAGATCGGATAAAGATAGTTTTTGTTACAAATGGAACAGCTGGTAAGGGTGAAAGCTGGCACTTAAAAACAAAGCATTCAAGAAACAAAGCGAATGTAAGATACATGGAAGCAGTTAGTGCCTTGTCGCAAATCAATATAAAAGAGGATACTATTTTTTGCTTAGGATTTCCTGATGGTGGAACACAGAGGTACCTGCAAGAAATATCAATGGATATCATGATGCTAATGGAAAAGCTTAATCCTAAGAGGGTGTATGTTCACTGTATAGAGGGAGGACATGTTGATCATGATATTACGAGTTTTATAGTCAAGTCCATTTGTAACAAGACGGGATACGTCAATCTATATGAATGGGCAGAATATAATCCTTCACAACCAATAGGGACTAGGAACATTCAGTTTTTCAATCCTAACAAATATAGTATGGAGCAATCTAAGGTTGAGATAACTGAACAGGAACGGGTCCTTAAAAGAAAAATGCTAGCACTACATAAATCACAGGATGTGGAACAGTACTATATGCAAGGAGAAGCAATTCGTAAAGCGGATAGTACTAAGCTAGAAGAGGAACTATATGAATACTGCGAACTATCTAAAAGAAGGCTAACTCCATTAGTGGCAAAATATTATAAATCAATTTCTTAA